A genome region from Brassica oleracea var. oleracea cultivar TO1000 chromosome C2, BOL, whole genome shotgun sequence includes the following:
- the LOC106319540 gene encoding COMPASS-like H3K4 histone methylase component WDR5B isoform X2, which translates to MNFLRPQRKIDRSRAMPSGGNGVGNGAGTSGGSQTFKPYRHLKTLEGHTAAISCVKYSNEGNLLASASLDKSMILWSATNYSLIHRYEGHSSGVSDLAWSSDSHYTCSASDDCTLRIWDARAPYECLKVLRGHTNFVFCVNFNPPSNLIVSGSFDETIRIWEVKTGRCVRVIKEAHSMPITSVHFNRDGSLIVSGSHDGSCKIWDAKEGTCLKTLIDDKSPAVSFAKFSPNGKFILVATLDSTLKLSNYATGKFIKVYTGHTNKVFCITSAFSVTNGKYIVSGSEDNCVYLWDLQHKTILQRLQGHTDAVISVTCHPVHNQIASSANHLDRTIRIWKQEDA; encoded by the exons ATGAATTTTCTTAGGCCACAAAGAAAGATAGATCGATCGAGGGCGATGCCAAGCGGTGGAAACGGAGTCGGTAACGGCGCAGGCACAAGCGGAG GTAGTCAGACGTTCAAGCCTTACCGTCACCTGAAAACCCTAGAAGGGCACACGGCGGCGATCTCGTGCGTGAAATACTCCAACGAGGGAAACCTTCTGGCATCCGCCTCCCTGGACAAGAGCATGATTCTATGGTCCGCAACGAACTACTCCCTGATCCATCGATACGAAGGACACTCGAGTGGTGTCTCCGATCTAGCATGGTCCTCCGATTCGCACTACACCTGCTCGGCCTCCGACGACTGCACGCTTCGAATCTGGGACGCTAGGGCTCCCTACGAGTGTCTCAAGGTGCTGAGAGGCCACACCAACTTCGTCTTCTGCGTTAACTTCAACCCTCCCTCGAATCTGATCGTGTCTGGTTCGTTCGATGAGACGATTCGGATCTGGGAGGTGAAGACGGGCAGGTGCGTGCGCGTCATTAAGGAGGCTCACTCGATGCCTATTACGAGCGTGCATTTCAATCGCGACGGGTCCTTGATTGTATCGGGGAGTCACGATGGCTCCTGTAAGATATGGGATGCCAAGGAAGGGACTTGCTTGAAGACTTTGATTGATGACAAGTCTCCTGCTGTTTCTTTCGCCAAGTTCTCTCCTAATGGCAAGTTCATCCTCGTTGCCACTCTTGATAGTACTCTC AAGCTCTCTAACTATGCTACTGGGAAGTTTATAAAGGTATACACAGGACATACCAACAAAGTATTCTGCATCACATCCGCCTTTTCTGTCACCAACGGCAAGTACATTGTCAGTGGATCTGAAGACAACTGTGTCTATCTCTGGGATCTTCAGCATAAAACTATACTGCAGAGACTACAAGGCCACACTGACGCTGTCATCTCTGTCACTTGCCATCCTGTTCACAACCAGATTGCTTCTTCCGCAAATCATTTAGATAGAACCATCAGGATTTGGAAACAGGAGGATGCTTAG
- the LOC106319540 gene encoding COMPASS-like H3K4 histone methylase component WDR5B isoform X1, producing MPSGGNGVGNGAGTSGGSQTFKPYRHLKTLEGHTAAISCVKYSNEGNLLASASLDKSMILWSATNYSLIHRYEGHSSGVSDLAWSSDSHYTCSASDDCTLRIWDARAPYECLKVLRGHTNFVFCVNFNPPSNLIVSGSFDETIRIWEVKTGRCVRVIKEAHSMPITSVHFNRDGSLIVSGSHDGSCKIWDAKEGTCLKTLIDDKSPAVSFAKFSPNGKFILVATLDSTLKLSNYATGKFIKVYTGHTNKVFCITSAFSVTNGKYIVSGSEDNCVYLWDLQHKTILQRLQGHTDAVISVTCHPVHNQIASSANHLDRTIRIWKQEDA from the exons ATGCCAAGCGGTGGAAACGGAGTCGGTAACGGCGCAG GCACAAGCGGAGGTAGTCAGACGTTCAAGCCTTACCGTCACCTGAAAACCCTAGAAGGGCACACGGCGGCGATCTCGTGCGTGAAATACTCCAACGAGGGAAACCTTCTGGCATCCGCCTCCCTGGACAAGAGCATGATTCTATGGTCCGCAACGAACTACTCCCTGATCCATCGATACGAAGGACACTCGAGTGGTGTCTCCGATCTAGCATGGTCCTCCGATTCGCACTACACCTGCTCGGCCTCCGACGACTGCACGCTTCGAATCTGGGACGCTAGGGCTCCCTACGAGTGTCTCAAGGTGCTGAGAGGCCACACCAACTTCGTCTTCTGCGTTAACTTCAACCCTCCCTCGAATCTGATCGTGTCTGGTTCGTTCGATGAGACGATTCGGATCTGGGAGGTGAAGACGGGCAGGTGCGTGCGCGTCATTAAGGAGGCTCACTCGATGCCTATTACGAGCGTGCATTTCAATCGCGACGGGTCCTTGATTGTATCGGGGAGTCACGATGGCTCCTGTAAGATATGGGATGCCAAGGAAGGGACTTGCTTGAAGACTTTGATTGATGACAAGTCTCCTGCTGTTTCTTTCGCCAAGTTCTCTCCTAATGGCAAGTTCATCCTCGTTGCCACTCTTGATAGTACTCTC AAGCTCTCTAACTATGCTACTGGGAAGTTTATAAAGGTATACACAGGACATACCAACAAAGTATTCTGCATCACATCCGCCTTTTCTGTCACCAACGGCAAGTACATTGTCAGTGGATCTGAAGACAACTGTGTCTATCTCTGGGATCTTCAGCATAAAACTATACTGCAGAGACTACAAGGCCACACTGACGCTGTCATCTCTGTCACTTGCCATCCTGTTCACAACCAGATTGCTTCTTCCGCAAATCATTTAGATAGAACCATCAGGATTTGGAAACAGGAGGATGCTTAG